The following coding sequences are from one Shewanella eurypsychrophilus window:
- the tldD gene encoding metalloprotease TldD, whose product MPFLTQVEQSLLQDGLSLDDLQGYLNIIHHHDIDFSDLYFQGSRHESWVLEDGIVKEGSFHIERGVGVRAITGEKTGFAYADEITPSALVASAEAARGIATSGGKGAGVQAWKRQEMKALYQSADPIAAMEETKKIELLKQADAYIRSLDSRIIQVVISLSGVHEEILIAASDGTLAADIRPLVRFNCSVILEDNGKRERGASGGGGRHDYQVLMETDDAGLPNCFSFAREAVRQASVNLTAIDAPAGEMPVILGAGWPGVLLHEAVGHGLEGDFNRKGSSAFSGLVGQQVASKLVTVVDDGTMVNRRGSLSVDDEGVQTQKTVLIEDGILKGYMQDKLNARLMGEKPTGNGRRESYAHLPMPRMTNTYMEAGVSDPSEMIKSVKKGIYAPNFGGGQVDITSGKFVFSASEAYLIENGEVTQAIKGATLIGNGPEAMKQISMVGNDLALDQGVGVCGKDGQSVPVGVGQPTLKLDSLTVGGTA is encoded by the coding sequence ATGCCATTTTTAACCCAAGTAGAACAGAGCCTTTTGCAAGATGGACTTTCACTGGATGATTTACAGGGCTACCTAAATATCATTCATCACCACGACATTGATTTTTCAGATCTCTATTTTCAAGGAAGTCGTCATGAATCTTGGGTATTAGAAGATGGCATCGTTAAAGAAGGTAGCTTCCATATTGAACGTGGAGTCGGTGTTCGTGCCATTACTGGTGAGAAAACAGGGTTTGCTTATGCCGATGAGATCACGCCATCGGCATTAGTGGCTTCGGCTGAAGCGGCACGTGGTATCGCAACTAGCGGCGGCAAGGGTGCTGGAGTGCAAGCTTGGAAGCGTCAAGAGATGAAGGCACTGTACCAGAGCGCTGATCCTATTGCTGCGATGGAAGAAACGAAGAAAATTGAGCTGCTTAAGCAGGCTGATGCCTATATTCGAAGTCTCGATAGTCGCATTATACAAGTGGTGATCAGCCTTTCTGGTGTGCATGAAGAGATCCTTATTGCGGCGAGCGATGGTACTTTAGCCGCCGACATACGCCCTCTGGTGCGTTTTAACTGCAGTGTGATTCTAGAAGACAATGGCAAGCGCGAACGCGGAGCAAGTGGTGGTGGTGGCCGTCATGATTATCAGGTCTTAATGGAAACAGATGATGCGGGTTTACCTAACTGTTTCTCGTTTGCTCGTGAAGCGGTGAGACAAGCCTCTGTCAACCTAACGGCCATTGATGCGCCAGCTGGTGAAATGCCAGTGATCTTAGGTGCGGGTTGGCCTGGAGTATTATTGCATGAAGCGGTAGGTCATGGTCTAGAAGGCGACTTTAATCGCAAGGGTAGCAGTGCATTTAGCGGGCTTGTTGGTCAGCAGGTTGCCTCTAAATTAGTCACGGTTGTCGATGACGGTACTATGGTCAATCGCCGTGGTTCATTGAGTGTTGATGATGAAGGTGTGCAGACGCAAAAGACTGTTCTTATCGAAGATGGCATCTTAAAAGGTTACATGCAGGATAAGTTAAATGCTCGTCTTATGGGTGAGAAGCCTACGGGGAATGGTCGCCGTGAATCTTATGCACATCTGCCAATGCCAAGAATGACCAATACTTATATGGAAGCAGGAGTTTCTGATCCGAGTGAAATGATCAAATCGGTGAAGAAAGGTATTTATGCACCTAACTTTGGTGGCGGTCAGGTCGATATTACCTCTGGAAAGTTTGTGTTCTCGGCATCTGAAGCCTACCTGATTGAAAATGGTGAAGTGACTCAAGCCATAAAAGGCGCGACGCTTATCGGTAATGGACCAGAAGCCATGAAGCAGATCTCTATGGTGGGTAA